The segment AATTATGTTAACCGGGATACATCCAAAATTACCAATGCGGAATAGAAATAGGACCATTGAATATTATATGAATCTGGGATTTAAAAAATTTGGAGATGCTGAATATCCTGAGTATCTAATGTTGGAAAAGGACCAAGTCCAAATTCATTTTTTTAAATTTATAGACCTCAATCCAAAAGAAAATTATGGACAGGTCTACATCAGGACCAGCAACATTGACCATCTATACCAGTTCTTTTTAGATAGGAAGGTAAACATACACCCAAACGGAAATCTGCAAATCAAAACCTGGGGACAAAGAGAATTTTACTTACTTGATCCCGATAATAACCTATTGACCTTTGGACAATCCATTTAAAATGAAGGCAAAATTCCCTTCTTAATCTTCAATTTCTTTCCTGTAAAGGGATTTTCTACATCCTTAAAATCTGAGATTCAATTTTGCGCCTGGCCACGCTGGCTGGCAGAAAGTACAGTTCCACGTGGGCAAAATCCTATCATTATCCGCTCATTTGAAATAGATCAAAAATGGAACAGGAAGATAATTTTAAAGTTTTATTAGGATTTCCTTTTAAATGTTCATATGTTTGAACATACTAATCGAGATCATTCTTATGAACCTGTTATATAAAAGTTTACTTCTCTTTACCTTTTTTTCTATAACGTTTTCGCTATTGGGCCAGAATCATAATTTAGCTAAGGATGCAGAAATAACCGCGTCAAGCGTTTTAAGTCCGGAAAAGTCTGCTGATAAAATTGCTGATGGAATTATTGGTGTGGAAGATATGGGGGAATGGGCTTGTGAAGGAATGAAAACAAGCTGGGGATATATTGAATTGCCCTGGATCAAAATGGAATGGGAAGAACCTCAAATCATTAACCGTATCGTTCTATATGATAGGGCGACAGAAAAAGAAAATGCCGCGAGTGTAAAAATAGTATTTAGTGATGGAAGTGAAATTTATGTTAGGCAGATTCCCGGAAATGGAAATGGGAAAGAAATTACTTTTGAATCTAAAACAATAGAATGGCTAAAAATAGAGGTAACCGATGCTGACGGTAAAGATATCGGGTTTTCCGAAATTGAAGTTTTTGCTGCTCCCCAACATACAAATGATCCTATTGACTGGGTAGATCCTTATATTGAATCCAGCAGGGGCCGCTACATATTCTTCATTACTGGTTCCAGACCCTTCGGAATGGCATCAGCTGCCCCTATGACCCGCAATAAGAACCAGTATGGTGGAGGTTATAACTATAATTCTGAATATATCCTTGGGTTTCACCAAATCCATAGTTGGATGCTGGGAGGTCTTGAGGTTATGCCTGCTCCAGCCCATATAGATCCTACTGATGGAAGGCAAAGCTGGAAGTCCAGGTTTAGCCATGAAGACGAAATTGTAAGCCCCGGCTTTCACAGGGTTTTTCTTCGCGATCACAATATATGGGTAGAAAACACTACTACAGAAAGGGTAAGCTTTTATAAGTACTAGTTTACAAAAAATATGGAAGCCCAAATTATCACCAATCTTTCTGGTCTTGTCAATAATAATGTTATGACAAATGCTGAAGTGAAAAAGGTAAGCTCTACTGAATTTGAAGGTTCTTTTAGTACGGTGGACCGCTTCTGGGGAGGACCTAAGGAGGTTAAAGTGTTTTTTGTGGCTGCTTTTGATAAACCCTTTAAGCAGATGGATGCGTGGGATGAACAGAAGCGTATCCGGGACGTAAAGGAGGTCAAAGGAGATAGTCTTGGGGTTGTTAATCTGTACGATGTAAAGGCAGGAGAGGAACTAAAAATGAAAATTTCTATTTCATATACCAGTATTGCTAACGCACGAAATAACATGGAGGCAGAACTTCCTCACTGGGATTTTGATAAGGTGAAAAAAGATTCCAGAGATATATGGAATGACTGGTTAGGAAAAATTCAGATTAAGGGAGGTACCCACGAGCAAAGGGTCAAATTTTACACTGATCTTTGGCACGTGCTACTTGGAAGGCAGAAAATTAATGATATTTCAGGTGATTATCCCGACCGTACAACCGGGAAAAGAGAAGGTAATTTCACCGATGCCGTTTTTAAAGTAAAAACATTACCAAAAGACGAACAGGGGAATTTAAAGTTTAATATGTACAATTCTGATGCCTGGTGGCTTTCACAGTGGAATTTGAATATCCTCTGGGGCCTGGCCTGGCCGGAAGTCATGGATGAAATGTCTGCATCCATGGTACAATATGCAGAAAATGGCTACCTGCTGCCAAGGGGTCCATCAGGGGGAGGTTATTCTTACATAATGACCAGTTCTCCAGCCACTAATCTTATTGCTGCCACTTTCCAAAAGGGACTTCTTACCAAAATTGATCCAGCTATAGCCTATGAAAAAGTTAAGCAAAACCTGCTGCCTGGTGGGATGCTGGGAGATAAAGAGGATATTAAATTCTATACTAAAAATGGCTATTGGCCGGGAAATGCAGGTATTACATTAGAAGCTGCGTTTCAGGATTACGCTCTATCACAATGGGCAAAGAAAATAGGAAAGAAAGACGATGCTAAATTCTTTGAAGGTCGTTCAATGGGCTGGAAAAAGCTTTTTAAAGAAAGCCAGAACCTGGTCTTTCCGAAGAACAGGGAAGGGGAATTCATGCATGACGATCCCCTATCAGGAGCAGGTTGGGTAGAGGCTAATGCCTGGCAGGCAACCTGGTCAGTTTCACATGCTATTCCTGATCTTGCTGCGTTAATGGATGGGGAGGAAGTACTGTGTGAGAAATTAAACCACGCTTTTGAAATGGCCAAGGATGATGACTTTGTGTTTGGATACAGTGAGGGTTATTTAAGCTATGCAAATCAACCCGGCTGTTCAAATGCCCATGTCTTTAATCATGCAGGTAAACCCTGGTTGACCCAGTATTGGGTGAGACGGGTCAAAGAGCAGGCTTATGGTGGAACTACTCCGGAATTAGGATATGGAGGGCATGATGAGGACCAGGGACAAATGGGAGGAGTGAGTGCTTTAATGGCTATTGGAATTTTCAGCCTTAAAGGAACTGTCGATAATCAGCTTAGTTTATGATATTACCAGCCCCATCTTTGATGAGGTGGTGATAAAATTAGATCCCAAATACTATACTGGAGACACCTTCACGATTAGGACCCATAATAATTCCAGGGAAAATATGTACATCCAGAGTGCCACTCTTAATGGTAAGGGTCATAAAAAATATTGGTTTCCACACGAATTATTTGCAAAGGGTGGAGAACTGGAGATTTATTTAGGTCCTGAACCAAATATAAAATGGGGGGCAAAGTAAATTTTTAAGGTATTAGAATTAATAATAGGTACGCATCTCAACCACAAAATTCAACTGAATCAATAAATCTAAAATCGTTTTTTAATCCACTAAAATTCATAATATGAAAGTTTTTCGTTATCCAAAAGCCTGGCTGTTACCGGTTTTCCTGTTCTGCTTTGGTTTTAATGTCACAGCTTTTTCTCCAGCTCCCATTCCGGTAGTTCAGCAGGGGATCCCTATAACAGGAACGGTTACCTCGACCGATGGAGAGATTTTGCTGGGGGTGAATGTGCTTATTAAAGGCACTACGGAAGGTACCATTACAGATTTCGATGGAAACTTTACACTCAGCGTTCCCAATGAGGATGCTGTACTGGTTTTCTCCTATTTAGGATTTGAGACTCAGGAAGTGAGAGTGGGTGATCAGCGAGAATTTAATATTCAGCTGGAAGGGGGCGAAAATGAACTTTCAGAAGTGGTGCTAATAGGTTATGGAGGCCAGCGCAGATCTGATTTGACTGGAGCAATTTCCTCGGTGAGTGCAGAAGAACTGCAGAATGTTGCTGTTACTACTTTTGAACAGGCACTGCAGGGAAGAGCTGCGGGAGTGGAGGTCACTCAAACTACAGGTGTTCCCGGTGGGGAGACCAACATCAGGATTCGTGGTACCAGCTCGGTCAATGCAAGTAGTGAACCTTTATATGTGATCGACGGGATGTTGGTTAACAGCAATGGAAACGAAGTTTCTATGGGGGCAAGAGGACCAAGGGTTGGACCTTTGGCCACCATCAATCCCAATGATATAGAATCTATAGAGATTCTTAAAGATGCTTCTGCTACAGCAATTTATGGTTCCCGCGGAGCCAATGGTGTAATTTTAATTACCACCAAAAAAGGAAGAGCGGGAGCAGGTACCGTTAATTTTAATGCTTATTACGGGGTACAACAGGTGAGCAATAAATTAGATCTTTTAAATGCCTCTCAATTTGCAGAACTTGTAAATGAAGCTCAAATGAATGTGGGAAGAAACCCTGTTTATGTAAATCCTTCAACTTTGGGTGAGGGGACCGACTGGCAGGAAGAATTATTCCGTTTGGCACCTGTAGCCGATTATCAGCTTTCTTTTTCGGGAGGGGATGAGAAAACCAGTTATTCCATTTCAGGAGGATATTTTACACAGGATGGTATTGTGATTGGTTCAGATTTCGAACGTTACTCCTTCCGAACAAATTTGGAAAGAGATATCAATGACTTAGGTTAACTGTGGGGAGCAATCTTTCCTATGCCAGGATCAATTCTAACGGTGTTTTGACCGGGGCAGGTAATTTAAACCAGGGAGTCATTGCCAATGCTCTTCAAATGAATCCTATACTTCCGGTTTATAATCCAAATATTCCGGGAGGTTATACTTACGAGCACGATAGAAAAGAGGGTATTCAAAACCCTGTGGCCGAAGCTTTGGAGTATATAGCCGTTACCAATACCTCCAGACTTTTAGGAAATGCATTTGCTGAATATGAGCTTATTAGTAACCTTAATTTCAGAACAAGTTTTGGTATTGATGCGGTAACTACAAAAGCAAGTACGTTTGGACCGAATTTTTTAAGGCAGGCAGAAAGCAGTGGTGGGGAAGCCTCAGTAAGTGACCTGCAGGCCCTTACCTGGTTGAATGAAAACACCTTAACTTTTAATCACTCGTTTAATGACACTGACAGGCTTACGGCACTTGCTTGATTTTACAATGCAACAATTCAGGAACGAATCTCTTTTTGCTCTGGCTTTTGGTTTTCCTGACGGCAGGACGGGTTATCACAATTTAGGTGCTGCAGAAAATCCTCAAAATCCGGCTAATAATGAATTAGAATGGTCCATGCTTTCGTACCTGGGAAGAGTAAATTACGCCCTGAAGGATAAGTACCTCTTTACTTTATCGGGAAGGATAGACGGATCTTCGAAATTTGCTGAAGGTAATAAATATGGATTTTTCCCTTCGGGAGCTTTCGCCTGGAGAATCATCAATGAACCTTTCATGCAGGACAATGATTTCTTTGATGACCTTAAATTTCGTGTGAGTTATGGTGTGACAGGAAACCAGTCTATAGGTCCATACAATTCTCTGGCGCTTATTGCACCATTTGGAGAAGGGGTTTTTAATTATGGGCCAGATGCAACAGTTTTTTTCGGACAGGAGCCAACGAGTTATCCTAATCAGGACCTAAAATGGGAGACTACCCGCCAGGCTAACTTTGGAGTAGATGCCCGCTTCTGGAATGGACGTTTGACATTAACTGCCGATTTCTATGATAAAAAGACTTCTGATCTTTTGTTGGGTACACCTATCCCGTTTACAACTGGATTTCAAACAACCTTACTTAATGTTGGAAATGTGAATAACCGCGGTTTTGGACTGGAGTTGGCTGCAGATGTCTTCACTGGTGAATTCACCTGGAACTCTTCTGGAAATATTTCTGTAAACAGGAATGAAATTGCCAATCTTTCCAGGGATGAGGACATTAATCTCTTAGCAGGTGGAAGTATCCTAAGAGAGGGTTATCCTATTGGAACTTTTGAAGGTTACGTATTTGACGGGATTTTCCAAAGTCAGGAGGAGGCTAATTCAGGACCCAGACTAAGAGGGGAAACTCCTCAGGCAGGAGATAGAATGTATCGAGACCTTAGTGGTCCCAACGGTGAGCCTGATGGATTTGTAGATGAATTTGACAGAACTATCCTTGGAACGGCCGAGGCTGATTTTACCTGGGGCTTCAGCAATGATTTTTCCTATAAGAATTTCAGTTTGAACGTGTTTCTTCAGGGTTCTGAAGGTAATGAGATGGTAAATATGAATACCCTGAATTTACAAAATTTGAATGGACAACAAAACGTACTTGCTGAAGCAGGATTAAACAGATGGACACCAGATAATCCCAGCAACTTATATCCCCGGGCAAATGCAAATGATGTTTTTAACTCTGCCTTCTCGTCCCGGTTTGTTGAGGATGCCTCTTACATCAGGCTTAAGAACATAACCCTGGGATATGAACTTCCTGAGGGAATAATAACAAAAGTGGGAATAGAAAGACTACGTATATACGGTAGTGCTACCAATCTTTTTACAATCACAGATTACAGCGGATATGATCCTGAAGGGAATGCTTATCTAGCTCTACTAACCTCGTGGGAATCGATAGCGGAACCTATCCAATGGCGAAAACCTATACGATTGGGATTAACATAGGACTATAAAAAATTTAAATAAGAAGACATGAAAAATTTTCAATTAAACTCTATAAAAGTCACTATTGGTGTTCTTCTGCTCGGGATGTTCACTTCCTGTAGTGATTTCCTGGAAGAGGATCCTCAAAATCAGGTGGCTACCAGTAATTACTATACAACCCAACAAGATGCCATTGCTGCCGTAAATTCCATCTATGGATATTTGGGTTCATATAACGCTGGCAATACTGCCGGGGTATATCACAGCACCTTTTGGGTAACACTTGGCCTGGCTTCAGATGAAATGTTAAGCAATCAATTGGGAACTCCACAGTTTG is part of the Antarcticibacterium sp. 1MA-6-2 genome and harbors:
- a CDS encoding VOC family protein yields the protein MLTGIHPKLPMRNRNRTIEYYMNLGFKKFGDAEYPEYLMLEKDQVQIHFFKFIDLNPKENYGQVYIRTSNIDHLYQFFLDRKVNIHPNGNLQIKTWGQREFYLLDPDNNLLTFGQSI
- a CDS encoding glycoside hydrolase domain-containing protein; protein product: MVIKLDPKYYTGDTFTIRTHNNSRENMYIQSATLNGKGHKKYWFPHELFAKGGELEIYLGPEPNIKWGAK
- a CDS encoding SusC/RagA family TonB-linked outer membrane protein codes for the protein MKVFRYPKAWLLPVFLFCFGFNVTAFSPAPIPVVQQGIPITGTVTSTDGEILLGVNVLIKGTTEGTITDFDGNFTLSVPNEDAVLVFSYLGFETQEVRVGDQREFNIQLEGGENELSEVVLIGYGGQRRSDLTGAISSVSAEELQNVAVTTFEQALQGRAAGVEVTQTTGVPGGETNIRIRGTSSVNASSEPLYVIDGMLVNSNGNEVSMGARGPRVGPLATINPNDIESIEILKDASATAIYGSRGANGVILITTKKGRAGAGTVNFNAYYGVQQVSNKLDLLNASQFAELVNEAQMNVGRNPVYVNPSTLGEGTDWQEELFRLAPVADYQLSFSGGDEKTSYSISGGYFTQDGIVIGSDFERYSFRTNLERDINDLG
- a CDS encoding SusC/RagA family TonB-linked outer membrane protein; translated protein: MTLTGLRHLLDFTMQQFRNESLFALAFGFPDGRTGYHNLGAAENPQNPANNELEWSMLSYLGRVNYALKDKYLFTLSGRIDGSSKFAEGNKYGFFPSGAFAWRIINEPFMQDNDFFDDLKFRVSYGVTGNQSIGPYNSLALIAPFGEGVFNYGPDATVFFGQEPTSYPNQDLKWETTRQANFGVDARFWNGRLTLTADFYDKKTSDLLLGTPIPFTTGFQTTLLNVGNVNNRGFGLELAADVFTGEFTWNSSGNISVNRNEIANLSRDEDINLLAGGSILREGYPIGTFEGYVFDGIFQSQEEANSGPRLRGETPQAGDRMYRDLSGPNGEPDGFVDEFDRTILGTAEADFTWGFSNDFSYKNFSLNVFLQGSEGNEMVNMNTLNLQNLNGQQNVLAEAGLNRWTPDNPSNLYPRANANDVFNSAFSSRFVEDASYIRLKNITLGYELPEGIITKVGIERLRIYGSATNLFTITDYSGYDPEGNAYLALLTSWESIAEPIQWRKPIRLGLT